One segment of Streptomyces sp. NBC_01463 DNA contains the following:
- a CDS encoding geranylgeranyl reductase family protein: MSSENADAGHEHEESSVWDVVVVGAGPAGASAAYAAAVAGRRVLLLEKAELPRYKTCGGGIIGYSRDSLPPGFELPLRDRIHAVTFSLNGRLARTRRSRRMLFGLINRPEFDAGLVEEAQKAGAELRTGATVSRVEQHGAAVPDRRTVAVVLSGGETVLARAVVGADGSAGRIGAHVGVKLDQVDLGLEAEIPVPETVAEDWAGRVLIDWGPMPGSYGWVFPKGDTLTVGVISARGDGGGTKRYLEDFIARLGLAGFEPKISSGHLTRCRSDDSPLSRGRVLVCGDAAGLLEPWTREGISFALRSGRLAGEWAVRVAESHDAVDARRQALNYAFAIKAGLGVEMSVGRRMLKLFERRPGLLHAVLTGFRPAWNAFAGITRGTTSLAELVRSHPLAQRALSAMDR, translated from the coding sequence GTGAGCAGCGAGAACGCAGACGCCGGACATGAGCACGAAGAGTCGTCCGTGTGGGACGTCGTCGTAGTCGGCGCCGGACCGGCGGGAGCCTCCGCGGCATACGCGGCGGCGGTCGCCGGCCGTCGGGTACTGCTCCTGGAGAAAGCGGAGCTGCCCCGTTACAAGACGTGCGGCGGCGGCATCATCGGATATTCACGCGATTCCCTGCCGCCCGGTTTCGAACTGCCGCTGAGGGACCGGATCCACGCGGTCACGTTCTCGCTGAACGGCAGGCTGGCACGCACCCGCCGCTCCAGGCGCATGCTCTTCGGCCTCATCAACCGCCCCGAGTTCGACGCGGGCCTGGTGGAGGAGGCGCAGAAGGCCGGCGCCGAACTGCGCACCGGGGCGACGGTCTCCCGGGTCGAGCAGCACGGTGCCGCGGTGCCCGACCGGCGCACGGTCGCGGTCGTGCTGTCCGGCGGCGAGACGGTCCTGGCCCGTGCGGTCGTGGGCGCGGACGGCAGTGCCGGGCGGATAGGAGCACATGTCGGGGTGAAGCTTGACCAGGTGGACCTCGGCCTGGAGGCCGAGATCCCCGTGCCCGAGACGGTCGCGGAGGACTGGGCGGGCCGGGTGCTGATCGACTGGGGCCCGATGCCCGGGAGTTACGGCTGGGTCTTCCCCAAGGGGGACACGCTGACGGTCGGTGTGATCTCGGCGCGCGGCGACGGCGGCGGCACCAAGCGGTATCTGGAGGACTTCATCGCGCGGCTCGGCCTGGCCGGGTTCGAGCCGAAGATCTCCTCCGGCCATCTGACGCGCTGCCGCAGCGACGACTCGCCGCTCTCGCGCGGCCGGGTGCTCGTGTGCGGGGACGCGGCAGGTCTGCTGGAGCCGTGGACCCGCGAGGGCATCTCGTTCGCGCTGCGTTCGGGGCGGCTCGCCGGTGAGTGGGCGGTGCGGGTCGCGGAGTCGCACGACGCGGTCGACGCCCGCCGCCAGGCGCTCAACTACGCCTTCGCCATCAAGGCCGGACTCGGCGTCGAGATGAGCGTGGGACGACGCATGCTGAAGCTCTTCGAGCGGCGCCCGGGTCTGCTGCACGCGGTACTGACGGGCTTCCGCCCCGCGTGGAACGCGTTCGCGGGCATCACCCGTGGGACGACCTCGCTGGCCGAGCTGGTCCGCTCGCACCCGCTGGCGCAGCGGGCGCTGTCGGCGATGGACCGCTGA
- a CDS encoding NUDIX hydrolase, which yields MIVWINGAFGAGKTSAARELIDLIPNSTFYDPELTGTGLGTLLPQKKFAEVTDFQDLPIWRRLVVDTAAALLAEVGGVLVVPMTLLRQEYRDEIFGGLASRRIAVRHVLLSPEETILRQRIAHRADFPDDPEQPDGTGQWAYESIEPYRSALDWITGDAHTIDNSALTPRETAELIAEAVRTGAAPACEIVQTPDPTAETVAAGVLLFDEHDRVLLVDPTYKPGWEFPGGVVEAGEAPAQAGIREVAEEIGIHLERVPRLLVVDWEAPRPPGFGGLRLLFDGGTLPGADAERLLLPGSELRGWRFVTEEEAADLLPPTRYERLRWALRARERSAVLNLEAGVPVG from the coding sequence GTGATCGTCTGGATCAACGGTGCGTTCGGCGCGGGCAAGACGAGCGCCGCGCGCGAACTGATCGATCTGATCCCGAACAGCACCTTCTACGACCCGGAACTGACCGGTACGGGGCTGGGAACCCTGTTGCCCCAGAAGAAGTTCGCCGAGGTGACCGACTTCCAGGACCTGCCGATCTGGCGGCGTCTCGTGGTGGACACCGCGGCGGCTCTGCTCGCCGAGGTCGGTGGGGTGCTGGTGGTGCCGATGACGCTGCTGCGACAGGAGTATCGCGACGAGATATTCGGAGGGCTCGCCTCCAGACGCATCGCGGTGCGTCATGTACTGCTCTCACCTGAGGAAACGATCCTGCGGCAACGGATCGCGCACCGGGCAGATTTCCCCGACGATCCGGAGCAGCCCGACGGCACCGGGCAGTGGGCGTACGAGAGCATCGAGCCCTACCGCTCGGCGCTCGACTGGATCACCGGGGACGCCCACACCATAGACAACAGCGCACTCACCCCCCGCGAGACGGCCGAGCTCATCGCCGAGGCCGTGCGCACCGGTGCGGCCCCGGCGTGCGAGATCGTCCAGACACCCGACCCCACGGCGGAGACCGTCGCGGCCGGGGTGCTGCTCTTCGACGAACACGACCGGGTCCTGCTCGTCGACCCCACGTACAAGCCCGGCTGGGAGTTCCCCGGCGGTGTGGTGGAGGCGGGCGAGGCCCCGGCGCAGGCCGGGATCAGGGAAGTCGCCGAGGAGATAGGGATCCATCTCGAACGGGTGCCCAGACTCCTCGTCGTCGACTGGGAGGCGCCCCGGCCGCCCGGTTTCGGCGGGCTGCGGCTGCTCTTCGACGGCGGGACGCTGCCGGGCGCCGACGCCGAACGGCTCCTGCTGCCCGGTTCCGAGCTGCGCGGCTGGCGGTTCGTCACCGAGGAGGAGGCGGCAGACCTGCTGCCGCCCACCCGGTACGAACGGCTGCGCTGGGCGCTCCGTGCCCGTGAGCGGTCGGCCGTCCTCAACCTGGAGGCCGGGGTCCCGGTCGGCTGA
- a CDS encoding dipeptidase → MTAHPISETVASLMPRAKAELTELVAFQSVADPAVFPKSECEAAAGWVADALRAEGFQDVALLDTPDGTQSVYGFLPGPAGSPTVLLYAHYDVQPPLDESAWLSPPFELTERGGRWFGRGAADCKGGFVMHLLALRALKANGGVPVSVKVIVEGSEEQGTGGLEQYAQAHPELLAADTVVIGDTGNFRVGLPTVTSTLRGMTMLRVQLDTLEGNLHSGQFGGAAPDALAAMIQLLASLRAEDGTTTVDGLTTDTEWDGLQYPEEEFRKDAKVLDGVELISTGTVADRIWARPAVTVIGIDCPPVVGATPSVQASARAQVSLRVPPGENADEATKLLTAHLRAHAPWGARVSVEQVGQGQPFRADITSPAYTAMADAMRIAYPGQEMQSSGMGGSIPLCNALSELYPEAEILLIGLSEPEAQIHAVNESVSPEELERLSVTEALFLQNYAASKNV, encoded by the coding sequence ATGACCGCCCATCCGATTTCCGAGACCGTCGCCTCGCTGATGCCCCGCGCCAAGGCGGAGCTGACCGAGCTGGTGGCTTTCCAGTCGGTGGCGGATCCCGCGGTGTTCCCGAAGAGCGAGTGCGAGGCGGCCGCGGGCTGGGTCGCCGACGCGCTGCGCGCCGAGGGCTTCCAGGACGTCGCCCTGCTCGACACCCCGGACGGCACCCAGTCCGTCTACGGCTTCCTGCCCGGTCCGGCCGGCTCCCCCACCGTGCTGCTCTACGCGCACTACGACGTGCAGCCGCCGCTCGACGAGTCCGCGTGGCTCTCCCCGCCGTTCGAGCTGACGGAGCGCGGCGGCCGCTGGTTCGGCCGCGGCGCGGCCGACTGCAAGGGCGGCTTCGTCATGCACCTCCTCGCGCTGCGCGCCCTCAAGGCGAACGGCGGGGTCCCGGTCTCGGTGAAGGTGATCGTGGAAGGCTCGGAGGAGCAGGGCACCGGCGGTCTGGAGCAGTACGCGCAGGCCCACCCCGAGTTGCTCGCCGCGGACACCGTCGTGATCGGCGACACCGGCAACTTCCGGGTCGGTCTGCCGACCGTCACCTCGACCCTGCGCGGGATGACGATGCTGCGGGTGCAGCTCGACACCCTCGAAGGGAATCTGCACTCCGGACAGTTCGGCGGCGCCGCGCCCGACGCGCTGGCCGCGATGATCCAGCTGCTCGCGTCGCTGCGCGCCGAGGACGGCACGACGACCGTCGACGGCCTGACCACGGACACGGAGTGGGACGGTCTGCAGTACCCGGAGGAGGAGTTCCGCAAGGACGCCAAGGTCCTGGACGGGGTGGAGCTGATCAGCACGGGTACGGTCGCGGACCGGATCTGGGCGCGCCCCGCCGTCACCGTGATCGGCATCGACTGCCCGCCGGTCGTCGGCGCGACGCCCTCGGTGCAGGCGAGCGCACGGGCACAGGTCAGCCTGCGGGTGCCGCCGGGCGAGAACGCCGATGAGGCGACGAAGCTGCTGACCGCACACCTGCGGGCGCACGCACCGTGGGGCGCGCGGGTCTCGGTCGAACAGGTCGGCCAGGGGCAGCCGTTCCGCGCCGACATCACCAGCCCGGCGTACACCGCGATGGCGGACGCCATGCGGATCGCGTACCCCGGCCAGGAGATGCAGTCCTCCGGCATGGGCGGCTCGATCCCGCTCTGCAACGCGCTCTCCGAGCTGTACCCGGAGGCGGAGATCCTGCTGATCGGGCTGAGCGAGCCGGAGGCGCAGATCCACGCGGTGAACGAGAGCGTGTCCCCCGAGGAGCTGGAGCGGCTGTCGGTCACCGAGGCGCTGTTCCTGCAGAACTACGCGGCCTCGAAGAACGTCTGA
- a CDS encoding NPCBM/NEW2 domain-containing protein, which produces MRHLPSRTTRTGRRRVIGALAAGLLCAAGVTVPAAAQSPATASATPGAARAGNGLALTPPMGFNNWNSTHCRAEFDEAMVKGIADIFVAKGLREAGYEFVNLDDCWAKPQRNADGKLEADPARFPNGIKAVADYVHSKGLKLGIYTSAGTKTCDSVGLPGALGHEYSDAQQFADWGVDYLKYDNCNNQGVDAKERYTTMRDALAATGRPIVYSICEWGENKPWEWAAGLGNLWRTTGDINDSWGSMLSIMKQNLPLAAAAGPGHWNDPDMLEVGNGGMTDTEYRTHFSMWSVMAAPLLIGSDLRTATPETYEILANHEVIAVDQDPLGKQGTVLSSEGGRWVVAKEMADGSRVVALFNETGSAQRISTTATAAGLPQASAYTVRDLWAHTTQNTAGSLSATVPAHGTVLLRVAADSDWAAYPPAVELGLGTNPFVEAGRTQQLTTTVTGLGRTPAVKVSAALSGPAGWRVRADSATTAAALPTGRALTTRWRVTAPAGTATGAYDLTLTAQYRSPSGQRVRTSVPFQAHVVVAPPAGDGYLSDLPQLSAANGYGPVEKDTSNGESAAGDGHPLTIGGEVYAKGLGVHADSAVEFYTGGACSALTARVGVDDEKGDDKGSVGFEIWADGTKAASTGVLTNAMAAQPVSADVSGAQVVRLVVTDGGDGVDSDHADWADLRITC; this is translated from the coding sequence ATGCGTCATCTTCCAAGCCGTACAACCCGAACAGGCCGCCGCAGAGTCATCGGAGCGCTCGCCGCGGGCCTGCTGTGCGCGGCGGGAGTCACCGTTCCCGCCGCCGCCCAGTCCCCCGCCACCGCGTCCGCGACACCAGGCGCCGCGCGGGCCGGCAACGGTCTCGCCCTCACACCCCCCATGGGGTTCAACAACTGGAACTCGACCCATTGCCGGGCCGAGTTCGACGAGGCGATGGTGAAGGGCATCGCCGATATCTTCGTGGCGAAGGGACTCAGGGAAGCGGGCTACGAGTTCGTCAATCTGGACGACTGCTGGGCGAAGCCGCAGCGCAACGCGGACGGCAAGCTGGAAGCCGATCCGGCGCGATTCCCGAACGGGATCAAGGCGGTCGCCGACTACGTCCACTCGAAGGGGCTCAAGCTCGGCATATACACCAGCGCGGGCACCAAGACCTGCGACAGCGTCGGACTCCCGGGCGCGCTCGGGCACGAGTACAGCGACGCTCAGCAGTTCGCAGACTGGGGCGTCGACTATCTCAAGTACGACAACTGCAACAACCAGGGCGTGGACGCCAAGGAGCGCTATACGACGATGCGTGACGCGCTGGCCGCGACCGGCCGGCCCATCGTCTACAGCATTTGCGAATGGGGCGAGAACAAACCCTGGGAGTGGGCCGCCGGTCTGGGCAATCTCTGGCGCACCACGGGCGACATCAACGACAGCTGGGGCAGCATGCTGTCGATCATGAAGCAGAACCTGCCGCTCGCGGCGGCCGCGGGCCCCGGCCACTGGAACGACCCCGACATGCTGGAGGTCGGGAACGGCGGGATGACGGACACGGAGTACCGCACCCACTTCTCCATGTGGTCGGTGATGGCCGCACCCCTGCTCATCGGCTCCGATCTGCGCACGGCGACGCCCGAGACGTACGAGATCCTCGCGAACCACGAGGTCATCGCCGTCGACCAGGACCCGCTCGGCAAGCAGGGCACCGTGCTCTCGTCCGAGGGCGGGCGCTGGGTCGTCGCCAAGGAGATGGCGGACGGCAGCCGGGTGGTGGCGCTGTTCAACGAGACCGGGAGCGCGCAGCGGATCTCCACGACGGCTACGGCGGCGGGGCTGCCGCAGGCCTCCGCGTACACCGTGCGCGATCTCTGGGCGCACACCACGCAGAACACGGCGGGCAGCCTCTCGGCGACCGTCCCGGCCCATGGGACCGTCCTGCTGCGTGTCGCCGCCGACAGCGACTGGGCCGCCTATCCGCCCGCGGTGGAACTGGGGCTCGGCACAAACCCGTTCGTGGAGGCCGGCCGCACGCAGCAGCTGACCACCACGGTCACCGGCCTGGGCCGGACGCCCGCCGTGAAGGTGTCGGCCGCGCTCTCCGGGCCGGCCGGCTGGCGGGTCAGGGCCGATTCCGCGACCACGGCTGCCGCCCTGCCGACCGGCAGGGCGCTGACCACCCGCTGGCGCGTCACGGCTCCGGCCGGCACGGCAACCGGTGCCTACGATCTGACACTCACCGCGCAGTACCGCTCGCCCTCGGGACAGCGGGTGCGGACCTCCGTACCGTTCCAGGCCCACGTGGTGGTGGCGCCACCGGCCGGCGACGGCTACCTGAGCGATCTGCCGCAGCTCTCCGCGGCCAACGGCTACGGACCGGTCGAGAAGGACACCAGCAACGGTGAGAGCGCGGCCGGTGACGGCCATCCGCTCACCATCGGCGGCGAGGTGTACGCGAAGGGGCTGGGGGTGCACGCGGACAGTGCCGTCGAGTTCTACACGGGCGGCGCGTGCAGCGCGCTGACGGCCCGAGTCGGGGTCGACGACGAGAAGGGCGACGACAAGGGAAGCGTGGGCTTCGAGATCTGGGCGGACGGCACGAAGGCGGCATCGACCGGGGTGCTGACCAACGCGATGGCCGCGCAGCCGGTCTCGGCCGACGTGAGCGGTGCGCAGGTCGTGCGTCTGGTGGTCACCGACGGGGGCGACGGCGTCGACTCCGACCACGCAGACTGGGCGGACCTCCGCATCACCTGCTGA
- a CDS encoding carbohydrate ABC transporter permease produces the protein MTTQTAAVRPAPGAPVTPRRRIRPGRLGVHAFLMAVSLAFLAPLLLAVYASLRPYDETSEYGYFSLPRHLSLDYYRQAFSDSGMTKYFVNTMIIAVPGVLITLFLASFVAFALARLKMRGGLVLLMLFTAGNLLPQQVIVTPLYVVFNRIPLPYWMSDSMTMFDSYWAVILVQIGFQLGFCVFVLANFMRTLPQEILEAAVVDGAGVWTQFWRITLPLCRPALAALGTLQFTWMYNDFLWALVFISDGDKLPVTSALNNLRGQFFTDYNLLAAGSVIVALPTLVVFLLLQRHFIAGLTLGSSKG, from the coding sequence ATGACCACGCAGACCGCAGCCGTCCGCCCGGCGCCCGGAGCCCCGGTCACGCCCCGGCGCCGGATCCGGCCCGGCCGCCTCGGGGTGCACGCCTTCCTGATGGCCGTGTCGCTGGCCTTCCTCGCCCCGCTGCTGCTCGCCGTGTACGCCTCCCTGAGGCCGTACGACGAGACGTCGGAGTACGGCTACTTCTCGCTGCCGCGCCACCTCTCGCTGGACTACTACCGGCAGGCGTTCTCCGACTCCGGCATGACGAAGTACTTCGTCAACACCATGATCATCGCGGTGCCCGGGGTACTCATCACCCTCTTCCTCGCCTCGTTCGTGGCGTTCGCGCTCGCCCGGCTCAAGATGCGCGGCGGGCTCGTCCTGCTCATGCTCTTCACCGCGGGCAACCTGCTTCCGCAACAGGTGATCGTCACCCCGCTGTACGTCGTCTTCAACCGCATCCCGCTGCCCTACTGGATGTCCGACTCGATGACGATGTTCGACTCCTACTGGGCCGTCATCCTGGTGCAGATCGGATTCCAGCTCGGCTTCTGCGTCTTCGTCCTGGCCAACTTCATGCGGACCCTCCCGCAGGAGATCCTGGAGGCGGCCGTCGTGGACGGCGCGGGCGTCTGGACCCAGTTCTGGCGCATCACCCTGCCCCTGTGCCGCCCCGCGCTCGCGGCCCTGGGCACGCTCCAGTTCACCTGGATGTACAACGACTTCCTCTGGGCCCTGGTCTTCATCTCCGACGGCGACAAACTCCCGGTCACCTCGGCGCTGAACAACCTGCGCGGCCAGTTCTTCACCGACTACAACCTGCTGGCCGCCGGATCGGTGATCGTCGCCCTCCCGACCCTGGTGGTCTTCCTGCTGTTGCAGCGGCACTTCATCGCGGGGCTGACCTTGGGCTCCAGCAAGGGCTGA
- a CDS encoding ABC transporter substrate-binding protein, which produces MSRRSLLRGAAVGAGAVTLPALLTACGGGPGGDGKTITLGSNSSDPIPKKAFADAFKAYAAQSDGRKVKVNTVDHNTFQENINRYLQGKPDDVFMWFAGNRMQFFAKKGLLHDISDNWEGYEGFSDALKAQSTGEDGKQYLTPYYYYPWAVFHRKSLFTERGYQAPKTLDEYVALAKQMQKDKLDPIAFCDKDGWPAMGTFDYINMRTNGYEFHKSLMAGEEAWTDKRVREVFDTWRRLLPYCQQGANGRTWQEAATSLQKREAGMTVLGLPHPGAQFPKGEQADLDFFPFPVINPEHGQDAVEAPIDGFLLAKKSKNLKNKKSLESAKDLLKWLATGKAEDIYLKSDPNNIAVSDQADTSQYSAIQKKAVELVSGAKQISQFLDRDTRPDFSSTVMIPAIQKFISSPNDVDGLVNDIERQKKTIFASD; this is translated from the coding sequence ATGTCCCGGCGAAGTCTGCTGCGGGGCGCGGCAGTCGGAGCCGGCGCGGTCACGCTGCCCGCTCTGCTCACCGCCTGCGGCGGCGGACCCGGCGGTGACGGCAAGACCATCACCCTGGGATCGAACTCGTCCGACCCCATTCCGAAGAAGGCGTTCGCCGACGCCTTCAAGGCCTACGCCGCCCAGTCGGACGGCCGCAAGGTGAAGGTCAACACCGTTGACCACAACACCTTTCAGGAGAACATCAACCGATATCTCCAGGGCAAGCCCGACGACGTCTTCATGTGGTTCGCCGGAAATCGCATGCAGTTCTTCGCCAAGAAGGGGCTGCTGCACGACATCAGTGACAACTGGGAGGGCTACGAGGGATTCTCGGACGCCCTGAAGGCCCAGTCCACCGGCGAGGACGGCAAGCAGTACCTCACGCCCTACTACTACTATCCGTGGGCCGTGTTCCACCGGAAGAGCCTCTTCACCGAGCGCGGCTATCAGGCGCCCAAAACGCTCGACGAGTACGTGGCCCTCGCCAAGCAGATGCAGAAGGACAAGCTGGACCCCATCGCGTTCTGCGACAAGGACGGCTGGCCCGCCATGGGCACCTTCGACTACATCAACATGCGGACCAACGGATACGAATTCCACAAGAGCCTGATGGCAGGCGAGGAGGCCTGGACCGACAAACGGGTCCGGGAGGTCTTCGACACCTGGCGGCGCCTGCTCCCGTACTGCCAGCAGGGCGCCAACGGCCGTACCTGGCAGGAGGCCGCCACCAGCCTGCAGAAGCGCGAGGCGGGCATGACCGTCCTCGGACTGCCGCACCCCGGGGCCCAGTTCCCCAAGGGCGAACAGGCCGACCTCGACTTCTTCCCCTTCCCCGTCATCAACCCCGAGCACGGCCAGGACGCCGTCGAGGCGCCGATCGACGGGTTCCTGCTCGCGAAGAAGTCGAAGAACCTCAAGAACAAGAAGAGCCTGGAGAGCGCCAAGGACCTGCTGAAGTGGCTCGCCACCGGCAAGGCCGAGGACATCTACCTGAAGAGCGACCCGAACAACATCGCGGTCAGCGACCAGGCCGACACCTCCCAGTACTCCGCCATCCAGAAGAAGGCCGTCGAGCTGGTCTCCGGGGCGAAGCAGATCTCCCAGTTCCTGGACCGGGACACCCGCCCGGACTTCTCGTCCACGGTCATGATCCCGGCGATCCAGAAGTTCATCAGCAGCCCGAACGACGTGGACGGCCTGGTCAACGACATCGAACGGCAGAAGAAGACCATCTTCGCCTCGGACTGA
- a CDS encoding sugar ABC transporter permease produces MPFTSGRRTGRRGTRRFTRRDLVVLGALLGIPVLLDIAIVWGPTLASVVLSFTSWDGIGDIEWVGTRNYTNLFTNYPQFWPAARHNLLWLAFLGLVATPFGLLLAVLIDRGVRFSRFYQSTLYMPVVLSLAVVGFIAQLIFSRDQGALNAIVGDTRNPTDWLGDPDLNIWMVLLAAAWRHTGYVMILYLAGLKAVDSSLKEAAAIDGASEAQTFFRIVFPTLRPVNIIVGVITVIESLRAFDIVYAVNHGRNGLELLSVLVTDNIIGEASRIGFGSAIAVVLLAVSLGFVVTYLVQELRGEKNR; encoded by the coding sequence GTGCCGTTCACCTCGGGGCGGCGCACCGGACGACGGGGCACGCGGCGGTTCACCCGCCGCGACCTCGTCGTGCTCGGGGCGCTGCTCGGCATACCCGTCCTGCTCGACATCGCCATCGTCTGGGGGCCGACCCTCGCCTCCGTCGTCCTCTCGTTCACCAGCTGGGACGGCATCGGCGACATCGAGTGGGTCGGGACGCGCAACTACACCAACCTGTTCACGAACTACCCGCAGTTCTGGCCGGCCGCCCGCCACAACCTGCTCTGGCTCGCCTTCCTCGGCCTGGTCGCCACGCCGTTCGGGCTGCTCCTCGCCGTACTCATCGACAGGGGCGTGCGCTTCAGCCGCTTCTACCAGTCGACCCTGTATATGCCCGTCGTGCTCTCCCTCGCGGTGGTCGGCTTCATCGCGCAGCTGATCTTCTCCCGCGACCAGGGAGCCCTCAACGCGATCGTCGGCGACACCAGGAACCCCACCGACTGGCTGGGCGACCCCGACCTCAACATCTGGATGGTCCTGCTGGCCGCCGCCTGGCGCCACACCGGCTACGTGATGATCCTCTACCTCGCCGGCCTCAAGGCCGTCGACTCCTCCCTCAAGGAGGCCGCCGCGATCGACGGGGCGAGCGAGGCCCAGACCTTCTTCCGCATCGTCTTCCCCACGCTGCGCCCGGTCAACATCATCGTCGGCGTCATCACCGTCATCGAGTCGCTGCGCGCGTTCGACATCGTGTACGCGGTCAACCACGGCCGCAACGGCCTCGAACTGCTCTCGGTGCTCGTCACCGACAACATCATCGGCGAGGCCAGCCGGATCGGGTTCGGCTCCGCCATCGCCGTCGTCCTGCTGGCCGTCTCCCTGGGATTCGTCGTCACGTACCTGGTCCAGGAACTCCGAGGGGAGAAGAACCGATGA
- a CDS encoding TROVE domain-containing protein yields the protein MSRFNKRGSRPAAASPVRSTGTHTRTAEGGTGYLRDAKSELFLLAVSNFVTQNTFYEKGEARDDRYAQLVRKLAVSDPEWVAGLLKWLRGEGNMRTAALVGAAEFTAERLLKEAPGHSRQTVDSVLQRADEPGELLGYWTSTYGRRLPKPLKRGVADAVQRLYNERSLLAYDTGSKGYRFGDVLNLVHPSPADDKPWQGALFKHAIDRRKNRDEEIPTVLPMLRARDALMRMPAEDRRGVLEDPRVTDLFREAGMTWEALAGWLQGPMDAKAWEAVIPSMGYMALLRNLRNFDEAGVGDEVAEQVAKRLSDPEQVARSRQLPMRFYSAFNAAPSLRWGHALDQALTCSLSSIPQLGGRTLILVDTSSSMDASFSRDGSLMRWDAAALFGIALGRRCAKADVVSFSSARQYWDQPPGARTKAFRVTLGGSLLGDVRKWKDGGWFLGGGTDTAPALRETFRGHDRVVIVTDEQAGHDAQEVTEAIPAATPMYTWNLAGYEAGHTPSGQGARHTFGGLTDQAFRMIPLLEAGRDAAWPWETAAV from the coding sequence ATGTCCCGTTTCAACAAGCGCGGTTCCCGTCCGGCCGCCGCCTCGCCCGTACGCAGCACCGGGACGCACACGCGCACCGCGGAGGGCGGCACCGGGTACCTCCGGGACGCCAAGTCCGAGCTCTTCCTGCTGGCGGTGAGCAACTTCGTCACGCAGAACACCTTCTACGAGAAGGGCGAGGCCCGCGACGACCGCTACGCCCAGCTCGTCCGCAAGCTCGCGGTCAGCGACCCCGAGTGGGTCGCCGGACTCCTCAAGTGGCTGCGCGGCGAGGGCAACATGCGCACCGCCGCCCTGGTCGGTGCCGCCGAGTTCACGGCCGAGCGGCTGCTGAAGGAGGCGCCGGGCCATTCCCGTCAGACCGTCGACTCGGTGCTCCAGCGCGCCGACGAGCCCGGCGAACTGCTCGGCTACTGGACGTCCACGTACGGCCGCAGGCTTCCGAAGCCCCTGAAGCGCGGCGTCGCCGACGCCGTACAGCGTCTCTACAACGAGCGGAGCCTGCTCGCGTACGACACCGGCTCCAAGGGCTACCGCTTCGGCGACGTCCTCAACCTCGTCCACCCCAGCCCCGCCGACGACAAGCCCTGGCAGGGAGCGCTGTTCAAGCACGCCATCGACCGGCGCAAGAACCGGGACGAGGAGATACCGACCGTCCTCCCCATGCTGCGCGCCCGCGACGCGCTGATGAGGATGCCGGCCGAGGACCGCCGCGGTGTCCTTGAGGACCCCCGGGTGACGGACCTGTTCCGCGAGGCAGGCATGACATGGGAGGCGCTGGCCGGCTGGCTCCAGGGCCCCATGGACGCGAAGGCGTGGGAGGCGGTCATACCCTCCATGGGGTACATGGCGCTGCTGCGCAACCTCCGGAACTTCGACGAGGCGGGCGTCGGCGACGAGGTGGCCGAGCAGGTGGCGAAGCGGCTCTCCGACCCCGAGCAGGTCGCCCGGTCACGGCAGTTGCCCATGCGGTTCTACTCCGCGTTCAACGCCGCGCCGTCCCTGCGCTGGGGACACGCACTCGACCAGGCGCTCACCTGCTCGCTCTCCAGCATTCCGCAGCTGGGCGGGCGGACGCTGATCCTCGTCGACACGTCGTCGTCGATGGACGCGTCGTTCTCCCGCGACGGCTCCCTCATGCGGTGGGACGCCGCGGCCCTCTTCGGCATCGCGCTGGGGCGGCGGTGCGCGAAGGCGGACGTGGTGTCGTTCTCCTCGGCCCGCCAGTACTGGGACCAGCCGCCCGGTGCGAGGACGAAGGCGTTCCGCGTCACCCTGGGGGGCTCCCTGCTCGGTGACGTCCGGAAGTGGAAGGACGGGGGCTGGTTCCTCGGCGGGGGCACCGATACGGCCCCGGCGCTCCGCGAGACGTTCCGCGGCCACGACCGGGTCGTCATCGTCACCGACGAACAGGCAGGCCACGACGCACAGGAGGTCACCGAGGCGATTCCGGCGGCGACCCCGATGTACACCTGGAACCTCGCCGGGTACGAAGCCGGGCACACCCCGTCCGGCCAGGGCGCGCGGCACACCTTCGGCGGCCTCACCGACCAGGCGTTCCGCATGATCCCGCTGCTCGAAGCGGGCCGGGACGCGGCGTGGCCGTGGGAAACCGCGGCCGTCTGA